Proteins encoded together in one Marispirochaeta sp. window:
- a CDS encoding HAMP domain-containing sensor histidine kinase, whose protein sequence is MTPAGLDNQEIQNTLTDIILLSISYLVLAVLLSPLWSYRMDSYPGALGQIITNLITNALFHAWNDEESGILRISCCRVTNAYNNEEPMVRISVEDNGKGIPERNHARIFDPFFTTRMGRGGTGLDLNIAFNNARNNLGGTLDITSSEGEGSVFKLEIPRVAPTLKNETSSISHTQKKPGGPGP, encoded by the coding sequence ATGACGCCGGCAGGTCTTGATAATCAGGAAATCCAGAATACCCTGACAGATATTATCCTCCTTTCAATTTCGTACCTGGTCCTGGCTGTTCTTCTCTCACCTCTCTGGTCATACAGGATGGACAGCTACCCCGGAGCCCTGGGCCAGATTATAACAAACCTTATAACCAATGCTTTATTCCATGCGTGGAATGACGAAGAAAGCGGAATACTGCGAATCTCCTGCTGCCGGGTCACCAATGCTTACAACAATGAAGAACCCATGGTCCGGATATCTGTAGAGGATAACGGTAAAGGGATCCCCGAAAGGAATCATGCAAGGATTTTTGATCCATTTTTTACAACCCGCATGGGCAGAGGCGGAACAGGTCTTGATTTGAATATCGCCTTCAACAACGCCAGGAATAATCTGGGGGGAACCCTGGACATAACAAGCTCAGAAGGAGAAGGCAGCGTATTCAAGCTGGAAATACCTCGTGTCGCGCCGACTCTTAAAAACGAAACAAGCAGCATCTCCCATACACAAAAAAAGCCCGGAGGACCCGGGCCATAA
- a CDS encoding TRAP transporter large permease: MGDTNIAISLLLGTFGVLLVLRVSITFTLACASIVTALYLGIPLMAVIQRMVQGVNSFSLLAIPFFILAGEIMGQGGISRRLIHFSNLLIGRLRGGLAQVNVLASMFFGGISGSAVADVSSIGTIMIPMMKQKGYDADYSTAVTVTSACQGIIIPPSHNMIIYSLAAGGVSIGRLFLGGFVPGVVLGVSLMIISWIIAVKRGYPKEARYSLKEALVISKDAILGLFTAVIIIGGVISGVFTATESAAIAVVYAFIITFFVYKEIKLSEFKRILYSSLKTLAMVMSLIAAASAFGYLMAYLRIPAKATEVLLGITRNRVALLLLINLLLLLLGMIMDMAPLILITTPILYPVVVGALGMNPVHFGIMLMLNLGIGLCTPPVGSALFVGCAVGRVSMEDATKAMLPFYIMMIVVLMLVTFWPDLVMIVPNALMPMQGV; encoded by the coding sequence ATGGGTGATACCAATATTGCCATAAGTCTTTTGCTGGGAACATTCGGTGTTCTGTTGGTCCTGCGGGTATCGATAACCTTTACCCTGGCCTGTGCCTCCATCGTGACGGCCCTGTATCTGGGTATACCGCTGATGGCGGTCATTCAGCGCATGGTTCAAGGGGTTAATTCATTCTCTCTGCTGGCGATCCCCTTCTTTATTCTGGCAGGGGAGATCATGGGCCAGGGGGGTATTTCCCGCAGGCTGATCCATTTTTCCAATCTGCTGATAGGCCGGCTCCGGGGAGGCCTTGCCCAGGTCAACGTGCTGGCGAGCATGTTCTTCGGAGGGATTTCCGGTTCCGCGGTGGCGGACGTTTCCTCCATCGGGACAATCATGATACCCATGATGAAGCAGAAGGGGTACGATGCCGACTATTCTACCGCGGTTACCGTTACCAGCGCCTGCCAGGGAATCATCATTCCCCCCAGTCATAACATGATTATCTACAGTCTTGCCGCCGGGGGAGTCTCCATTGGACGGCTCTTTTTGGGAGGGTTTGTCCCCGGGGTGGTCTTGGGTGTTTCTTTGATGATTATCAGCTGGATTATCGCGGTTAAACGGGGTTATCCCAAAGAGGCCAGGTACTCACTAAAGGAGGCCCTGGTAATAAGCAAGGATGCCATCCTCGGCCTTTTTACCGCGGTGATAATAATCGGCGGCGTCATAAGCGGAGTCTTTACTGCAACCGAATCTGCGGCAATCGCGGTGGTGTATGCCTTTATTATTACCTTTTTTGTGTATAAAGAGATCAAACTGTCGGAGTTCAAACGGATTCTCTATTCGTCACTGAAAACCCTGGCCATGGTGATGAGTCTTATCGCCGCCGCCAGCGCTTTCGGCTATCTGATGGCGTATTTGAGGATTCCCGCAAAAGCAACGGAAGTCCTTTTGGGGATAACCCGGAACAGAGTAGCCCTGCTCCTGCTGATAAACCTGCTTTTGCTTCTGCTGGGCATGATTATGGATATGGCACCACTGATTCTGATAACCACGCCGATCCTGTATCCGGTTGTGGTTGGGGCCCTGGGGATGAACCCGGTACACTTCGGTATTATGCTGATGCTGAACCTGGGGATCGGTCTCTGTACACCCCCGGTGGGGTCCGCACTTTTCGTGGGCTGTGCTGTCGGCAGGGTCTCCATGGAAGATGCAACAAAAGCTATGCTGCCTTTTTACATTATGATGATTGTCGTACTGATGCTGGTTACCTTCTGGCCGGACCTGGTCATGATAGTTCCCAACGCACTGATGCCCATGCAGGGTGTCTGA
- a CDS encoding acyl-CoA dehydratase activase, which produces MTRSLFWAGIDVGSTTLKIAVIDPETKDLLHAVYRRHGARQAACARELLAEAHALFPGADFNVAVCGSGGRIIAKAVNGHYIQEVVANSLAIREFFPRTRVAIELGGQDAKVVFFHHDESTDKLMASDMRMNGSCAGGTGAFIDEVASLLKITSTEFNSYAERGETIYPISGRCGVFAKTDIQPLLNQGVSKKDIALSTFHAIAKQTIGGLAQGMEIVPPVIFEGGPLTFNPALIRVFAERLGLKEHEIILPERPEVIVAYGTALSVGIMFESEENRYREIEAMKALARPQGEYADKRDFEAVPFFTSPEEKKEFHQRHPLTPFKAPKYPAGTELSVYLGIDAGSTTSKFVLLNKNEEVVYRFYSGNNGDPLTVVQQGLLECYRHFDSQGVKLKILGAGTTGYGEGLFAAAFKADYHTVETVAHAEAALHYQPDASFILDIGGQDMKAITLTGGIVTGIVLNEACSAGCGSFVETYANSLEIPVEEIAEKAFSSSSPAKLGSRCTIFMNSSIITEQKNGKSPDDIMAGLCKSIIENVFTKVVRVSNLESLGNSVVVQGGTFKNDAVLRAFEQYSAKRISRAPFPGEMGAIGIALLTKKQRLSRQSSFIGKEGLKSFSFTKEPGHICLFCSNNCSRTLVSFADGSTFITGNRCERGQIIGDVKDPKVREKLKEAGQKLDTVPDMMRRRRELLFADYRPREVSPPKNFTIGLPRVLEFWHSMPFWRTLFSSLGFKVVISRESTRKLYEAGLRYVPSDTACFPGKVAHGHLMDLIEKGVDRIFMPMMLRMESENKQAVSNYLCSVVQGYPLILKESHEPAILHGIPMDTPAFHWYDSRSRDKQLADYFAATFNIPRQVLTQAITEADQAQWEFRRTLQEEGGEIIRQTEAAGEFAAVLAGRPYHNDFLVNHDLSRFFTRHGIPVLTIDSLPGFNEVDLSGVRGETAINFHVRMFEAALIAAEHPALELVQIVSFGCGHDAVISDEIIRIMKEGGNKDPLVLKLDESDVPGPLNIRIKSFVETVRTKRERMGSISGIRKLPDPFPAKYNKEDRKDTTILVPNLSPTFTRLTAAVLRKEGYKAVPLELASDRAVELGKKYVHNDMCFPAQLNIGEALAHIEASGRPDDFTLGLAHFECDCRLAQYATVARKALDDAGYPQVPIITTGKDKKGMHPGLKLGITFQFRMLWAILIGDGLDAMARRIRPYEQIPGETDRLHRYWLERVQQGFRRGTKAAVHEYRCAVEAFNRIPLARGERKPRVFVIGEILINYHPVSNAHIEEYLEKNGMEVVMPPMIDVFKKDASTVRQSMRRFHVRFPFIEALESIATDKMIDWGINLIEGINRNFRFFEAKERYEDLAVHIDGLVDPIFNSGKGWLIPADIIEQSMRGVNSFVIIQPFGCLPNHITGRGIIKSVKKKLPHIQVLSLDFDPDTSLANVENRLQMLIINARELEKRKPGVPSYNDNQQAIPQDL; this is translated from the coding sequence ATGACCCGTTCTCTATTTTGGGCCGGAATTGATGTCGGTTCTACTACCCTGAAAATCGCCGTTATCGATCCGGAAACCAAAGACCTTCTCCATGCCGTATACCGCCGGCACGGCGCCAGGCAGGCTGCCTGTGCCAGAGAACTGCTGGCGGAAGCCCATGCTCTCTTTCCAGGGGCCGACTTCAATGTGGCCGTCTGCGGATCCGGCGGACGGATCATCGCCAAGGCCGTTAACGGACATTACATCCAGGAGGTAGTTGCCAACTCCCTGGCCATACGGGAGTTCTTTCCCCGAACCCGGGTGGCAATAGAGCTGGGCGGCCAGGACGCAAAGGTCGTCTTTTTTCATCACGACGAAAGTACCGACAAGCTGATGGCCTCTGATATGCGTATGAACGGTTCCTGTGCCGGCGGTACGGGTGCCTTTATCGATGAAGTCGCATCGCTCCTGAAAATAACCTCCACAGAGTTCAACAGCTACGCAGAACGGGGAGAAACAATCTACCCCATATCAGGCCGCTGCGGAGTCTTTGCCAAGACCGACATTCAGCCCTTGTTAAACCAGGGGGTGTCCAAAAAGGACATTGCCCTTTCCACCTTTCACGCCATAGCCAAACAGACTATCGGTGGCCTGGCTCAGGGCATGGAGATTGTACCGCCGGTCATCTTCGAGGGCGGCCCTCTGACTTTCAACCCGGCCCTGATCCGGGTCTTTGCCGAACGCCTCGGACTCAAGGAACACGAGATCATTCTGCCGGAGCGGCCGGAGGTAATTGTCGCCTACGGCACCGCCCTGTCAGTAGGAATCATGTTTGAGAGCGAGGAGAACCGCTACCGGGAAATCGAAGCCATGAAAGCCCTGGCCCGACCCCAGGGAGAGTATGCAGACAAGCGGGACTTCGAGGCGGTCCCCTTCTTTACGTCCCCTGAAGAAAAGAAGGAGTTTCATCAACGCCACCCTCTTACGCCCTTTAAAGCCCCGAAATATCCCGCGGGCACAGAGCTCTCCGTTTACCTGGGAATCGATGCCGGCTCAACGACCTCGAAATTCGTACTCCTGAATAAAAACGAAGAGGTGGTGTACCGCTTTTATTCCGGCAATAACGGCGACCCCCTGACGGTCGTACAGCAGGGACTGCTGGAATGTTACCGCCATTTTGACTCTCAAGGCGTAAAGCTCAAGATCCTTGGTGCCGGTACCACCGGCTACGGAGAAGGACTCTTCGCTGCAGCCTTCAAGGCGGATTACCATACCGTAGAAACCGTGGCTCACGCCGAAGCCGCCCTCCACTACCAGCCTGATGCAAGCTTCATTCTCGACATCGGCGGGCAGGACATGAAGGCCATAACCCTTACCGGCGGCATCGTCACAGGAATCGTCCTCAATGAGGCTTGTTCCGCCGGCTGCGGTTCTTTTGTGGAAACCTATGCAAACTCTCTGGAAATCCCGGTGGAAGAGATTGCTGAAAAAGCCTTCTCCTCCTCATCGCCGGCCAAGCTGGGCTCCCGCTGTACCATCTTCATGAACTCTTCCATCATCACGGAGCAGAAAAACGGCAAGTCCCCCGATGACATTATGGCGGGTTTGTGCAAGTCAATAATCGAGAACGTCTTTACCAAGGTAGTCCGGGTATCCAACCTGGAATCCCTGGGAAATTCCGTAGTAGTCCAGGGAGGGACCTTCAAGAACGACGCGGTACTGCGTGCCTTTGAACAGTATTCCGCTAAACGGATAAGCCGGGCCCCTTTTCCCGGCGAAATGGGAGCCATAGGCATTGCCCTTCTGACGAAAAAGCAGCGCCTCTCCAGACAGAGCAGCTTTATAGGAAAAGAAGGCCTTAAGAGCTTCTCCTTTACCAAGGAACCGGGACACATCTGCCTTTTCTGTTCCAATAACTGCAGCCGGACACTGGTAAGCTTTGCCGACGGTTCCACCTTTATTACCGGCAACCGTTGTGAGCGGGGGCAGATTATCGGAGACGTAAAAGACCCAAAAGTCAGGGAAAAGCTTAAAGAAGCAGGGCAGAAACTTGATACCGTCCCCGACATGATGCGCCGGCGGCGGGAACTTCTTTTCGCGGACTATCGCCCCCGGGAGGTCAGTCCGCCCAAGAATTTCACTATCGGACTGCCCAGGGTACTGGAGTTCTGGCACAGCATGCCCTTCTGGCGCACCCTTTTCTCATCCCTCGGGTTCAAGGTTGTTATCTCCCGGGAGAGCACCCGCAAACTCTACGAAGCGGGGCTGCGTTACGTCCCCTCGGATACTGCCTGTTTTCCCGGCAAGGTCGCCCACGGTCACCTGATGGACCTGATCGAGAAAGGAGTGGACCGGATTTTTATGCCCATGATGCTCAGAATGGAGTCGGAAAACAAGCAGGCCGTCTCCAACTATCTCTGTTCCGTGGTCCAGGGCTACCCGCTGATCCTCAAAGAGAGCCATGAACCTGCGATTCTCCACGGGATCCCCATGGACACGCCGGCTTTTCACTGGTACGACAGCAGGTCCAGGGACAAGCAGCTGGCTGACTACTTTGCAGCCACCTTCAACATCCCCCGGCAGGTGCTCACTCAGGCTATAACAGAGGCGGACCAGGCGCAGTGGGAATTCCGCCGCACCCTGCAGGAAGAAGGGGGAGAGATTATCCGCCAGACAGAAGCTGCAGGAGAATTCGCTGCAGTCCTGGCAGGCAGACCCTACCATAACGATTTTCTTGTCAACCACGACCTCTCCCGCTTCTTTACCCGCCACGGTATTCCGGTACTCACCATCGACAGCCTTCCGGGTTTTAATGAGGTGGACCTTTCGGGGGTACGGGGAGAGACGGCGATCAACTTCCATGTGCGCATGTTTGAAGCCGCCCTTATCGCGGCGGAACATCCCGCGCTGGAACTGGTTCAGATTGTAAGCTTCGGCTGCGGTCACGATGCTGTTATCTCTGACGAGATTATCCGCATCATGAAAGAGGGGGGAAACAAGGACCCCCTGGTACTGAAACTCGACGAAAGCGATGTTCCCGGCCCCTTGAACATCCGCATTAAATCCTTTGTGGAGACCGTTCGGACAAAGCGGGAACGGATGGGAAGCATTAGTGGAATCCGGAAGCTCCCAGATCCCTTTCCCGCCAAGTACAACAAAGAGGACAGAAAAGATACAACAATCCTGGTACCCAACCTCTCCCCCACCTTTACCCGGCTTACCGCCGCGGTTCTGCGAAAAGAGGGCTATAAGGCTGTTCCCCTGGAATTGGCCTCGGACCGGGCGGTGGAACTTGGGAAAAAGTATGTTCACAACGACATGTGTTTTCCGGCGCAGCTGAACATCGGCGAAGCTCTGGCCCATATAGAGGCTTCGGGACGGCCCGACGATTTTACCCTGGGACTGGCCCATTTCGAATGCGACTGCCGTCTTGCCCAGTACGCCACAGTCGCCCGCAAAGCCCTGGACGACGCCGGGTATCCCCAGGTACCAATCATAACCACTGGAAAAGACAAGAAGGGGATGCATCCGGGACTCAAACTGGGAATCACCTTCCAGTTCCGCATGCTCTGGGCAATTCTGATCGGAGACGGCCTCGATGCCATGGCACGGCGCATCCGCCCCTACGAACAAATCCCCGGAGAGACCGACAGACTCCACAGATACTGGCTTGAACGGGTCCAGCAGGGCTTCCGGAGGGGAACCAAAGCAGCCGTACATGAGTATCGCTGTGCCGTGGAAGCCTTTAACCGCATTCCCCTGGCAAGAGGCGAACGAAAGCCCCGTGTCTTTGTCATTGGAGAGATACTGATTAACTATCACCCGGTTTCCAACGCCCACATCGAGGAGTACCTGGAAAAGAACGGTATGGAGGTGGTAATGCCTCCCATGATCGACGTCTTTAAAAAGGACGCCTCCACGGTCAGGCAGTCAATGCGCCGTTTTCATGTGCGTTTTCCCTTTATCGAAGCCCTGGAATCCATAGCCACGGACAAAATGATCGATTGGGGAATAAATCTTATCGAAGGCATAAACAGGAATTTCCGCTTTTTTGAAGCCAAAGAACGCTACGAAGACCTTGCAGTCCACATTGACGGGCTGGTCGATCCGATCTTTAACTCCGGTAAAGGCTGGCTGATTCCGGCGGACATCATTGAACAGAGTATGCGGGGGGTAAACTCCTTCGTAATTATCCAGCCCTTCGGCTGTCTGCCCAACCACATTACCGGCCGGGGAATCATCAAATCGGTTAAAAAGAAGCTGCCCCACATCCAGGTTCTTTCCCTCGATTTTGATCCTGATACCAGCCTCGCCAACGTGGAAAACCGCCTGCAGATGCTGATAATCAACGCCAGGGAGCTGGAAAAACGGAAGCCAGGAGTACCAAGTTATAATGATAATCAACAAGCGATCCCGCAGGACCTATAA
- a CDS encoding TRAP transporter small permease produces MLQGIVRFFNLLHVLLVVLAKILLVVMVLTIFANVVLRYGFSSGLQWSEELGLLMAVWFSFIAMVLGVKQNLHIHINLLPENKLPPLVDKILRKINDLVIIFVGCIFLRWGIPLVAFTMRSILPASHLPAGWLYMIMPVSAVFLVYEGLVDLLGINTEDEAVDGYLLGTVSLKQILKGDKHG; encoded by the coding sequence ATGCTGCAAGGTATTGTGAGGTTTTTTAACCTCCTCCATGTACTACTGGTGGTTTTAGCCAAGATCCTGCTGGTTGTCATGGTTCTTACGATCTTTGCCAATGTTGTGCTGCGTTACGGTTTCAGTTCCGGTCTGCAGTGGTCGGAGGAACTCGGGCTTCTGATGGCAGTCTGGTTCAGTTTTATTGCCATGGTGCTGGGGGTTAAGCAGAATCTGCATATTCATATAAACCTGCTGCCGGAAAACAAACTGCCCCCCCTGGTTGATAAAATCCTGCGTAAAATCAACGATCTTGTTATTATTTTTGTAGGCTGTATTTTCCTGCGCTGGGGCATTCCTCTGGTTGCCTTTACGATGCGTTCCATACTGCCTGCATCGCACCTGCCTGCGGGCTGGCTTTACATGATTATGCCGGTGAGCGCGGTTTTTCTTGTTTATGAAGGTCTGGTGGACCTTCTTGGTATTAATACCGAGGATGAGGCTGTCGACGGATATCTTCTTGGCACTGTCTCCCTGAAACAGATTCTTAAAGGAGACAAGCATGGGTGA
- a CDS encoding TRAP transporter substrate-binding protein, which yields MKKSVLIILIALLVAAGSLFAAGGQEDSQKAPEAQKPIVLRLAETHAADYPTTKGDYYFADLVKERTNGRITIEVYPSSQLGEEKPVIEQVQFGAIDFTRVSISPLSAFSPNFDALQMPYLYRNEDHMWKVLKSDIGKEFLESLEPANFIGLGWFESGARSFYNSRREVKTPADLKGMKIRVQQADIMVNMVNALGAIATPMPFGEVYSGLQTGVIDGAENNWPSYYSTSHYEVAKYYTLDAHTRVPEIIIASKISMEKLSKADQEIIKKAAWDSMDYQRQQWADYVKVAEEKIRAAGNVITEITDNSAWQAAMQPMYNALSPELQEVVKKIRAVK from the coding sequence ATGAAAAAGAGCGTACTTATCATTCTGATCGCGCTGCTGGTCGCGGCGGGATCACTTTTCGCGGCGGGAGGGCAGGAAGATTCTCAAAAAGCCCCGGAAGCCCAGAAACCCATCGTGCTCCGTCTGGCTGAAACCCATGCTGCTGATTATCCCACAACCAAAGGTGATTACTACTTTGCAGATCTGGTAAAGGAACGCACCAACGGTCGTATCACCATCGAGGTCTATCCTTCGTCCCAGCTGGGTGAGGAAAAACCGGTAATCGAACAGGTCCAGTTCGGGGCCATCGACTTTACCCGGGTCAGTATTTCTCCCCTCTCTGCCTTTTCTCCCAACTTCGATGCCCTGCAGATGCCCTATCTGTACCGCAACGAAGACCATATGTGGAAGGTCCTGAAGAGTGATATCGGCAAGGAGTTCCTTGAGAGCCTCGAGCCTGCTAACTTTATTGGCCTGGGCTGGTTTGAGTCCGGTGCCCGCAGCTTCTACAATTCCCGACGGGAAGTTAAGACCCCTGCAGATCTTAAGGGCATGAAAATCCGTGTCCAGCAGGCTGACATCATGGTAAACATGGTTAACGCCCTGGGTGCTATTGCAACCCCGATGCCTTTTGGTGAGGTCTATTCCGGACTCCAGACCGGCGTAATCGATGGTGCCGAGAACAACTGGCCCAGCTACTATTCCACCAGCCATTATGAGGTGGCGAAGTACTATACCCTGGACGCCCATACCCGGGTTCCGGAGATCATAATTGCCAGCAAGATCAGTATGGAGAAACTCTCCAAAGCGGACCAGGAGATAATCAAGAAGGCTGCCTGGGATTCAATGGACTATCAGCGCCAGCAGTGGGCGGACTATGTAAAAGTTGCGGAAGAGAAAATCCGTGCAGCCGGCAATGTAATTACCGAGATTACCGACAACTCGGCCTGGCAGGCTGCCATGCAGCCCATGTATAATGCCCTGAGCCCTGAACTGCAGGAAGTGGTTAAAAAGATCCGCGCAGTCAAATAA
- a CDS encoding sensor histidine kinase: MKNPFAFRWPWRALNIRNKLLSFYAAMILMILVINLTVSLTAFRYIQVFDDKLSVYYDIQEYRLAWVSSHESLFNYLRDRVRGQQERYFGSIPTLWQYYHQMRLRADTGLEAEFQLRAIERGMTEFFRRAGEAIRMLDSGNSNYYRTYVDARRVYDYVSGYTELLLNINLNAGSRTYAVLAARAAQVRLLSFISTAVVGAAFFLFAVLFSNSISRPIHHLAELSSRIAGGDLEVEILPVERSDEVGTLFSSFNAMSRSIRQMVEGVKEKADLERRLHEEEIALERMQRSLQEARFMGLQSQINPHFLFNALNTISRTAMFEGAEGTSGLIKSLASLFRYHLRDPRKRVSLGEELAILREYLSIQRYRYGDRLSYRINADVPVDNIFVPAFTLQPLVENAVKHGIEPREEGGEISVEVNHRNQMIQIMVRDTGCGMNSEQTSDMLDPLREGGGAGIGIANVRERLALFYGGREEFQVTSKKGIGTTVTISIPADNKGGEGCIPC; encoded by the coding sequence ATGAAGAATCCCTTTGCGTTTCGCTGGCCCTGGCGGGCCCTGAATATACGGAACAAGCTTCTTTCCTTTTACGCGGCCATGATACTGATGATCCTTGTAATTAATCTGACCGTCAGTCTGACGGCCTTCCGGTATATCCAGGTCTTTGATGACAAGCTGTCGGTCTATTACGATATCCAGGAGTATCGTCTGGCCTGGGTCAGCAGCCATGAATCTCTTTTTAACTATTTACGGGACAGGGTCCGGGGGCAGCAGGAACGGTATTTTGGATCGATCCCGACCCTGTGGCAGTATTATCATCAGATGAGGTTAAGGGCTGATACGGGGCTGGAAGCGGAGTTCCAGCTGCGGGCAATTGAACGGGGAATGACGGAGTTCTTTCGCCGGGCCGGAGAAGCCATCCGTATGCTTGACAGCGGCAATAGTAATTATTACCGGACCTATGTGGATGCCCGGCGGGTCTATGATTATGTCTCCGGGTATACCGAGCTTCTGCTGAATATCAACTTGAATGCCGGCAGCCGGACCTATGCTGTTCTGGCCGCCCGGGCTGCACAGGTGCGTCTGCTCTCTTTTATCTCTACTGCAGTGGTGGGTGCAGCGTTTTTTCTGTTCGCGGTGCTTTTTTCCAACTCCATCTCCCGCCCCATTCATCATCTGGCGGAGTTGTCCTCCCGCATTGCCGGCGGTGATCTTGAGGTTGAGATCCTGCCGGTGGAGCGTTCGGATGAGGTAGGGACCCTGTTTTCTTCTTTTAACGCCATGAGCAGAAGTATTCGCCAGATGGTTGAGGGAGTGAAGGAGAAGGCAGATCTGGAACGACGGCTTCATGAAGAAGAGATCGCCCTGGAGCGGATGCAGCGTTCCCTGCAGGAGGCCCGTTTCATGGGGCTTCAGTCCCAGATCAATCCTCATTTTTTGTTCAATGCATTGAATACCATTTCCAGGACCGCAATGTTCGAGGGAGCTGAAGGCACCTCCGGTCTGATCAAGTCCCTGGCCAGTCTGTTCCGGTATCATCTGCGGGACCCTCGAAAACGGGTGAGCCTTGGGGAGGAGCTCGCTATCTTGCGGGAGTATCTATCAATCCAGCGGTACCGCTATGGCGACAGGCTGAGCTATCGTATAAATGCTGATGTTCCTGTGGATAATATCTTTGTCCCGGCTTTTACGCTGCAGCCCCTGGTGGAAAACGCGGTAAAGCACGGGATTGAACCCCGGGAGGAGGGGGGAGAAATTTCCGTTGAGGTGAATCACCGCAATCAGATGATACAGATCATGGTAAGGGATACCGGCTGTGGTATGAACTCGGAACAGACCTCTGATATGCTGGATCCGCTGCGGGAGGGCGGCGGTGCGGGAATCGGTATTGCCAATGTCCGGGAGAGGCTTGCGCTTTTTTACGGCGGCCGGGAGGAGTTCCAGGTAACCAGTAAAAAGGGAATCGGAACCACGGTTACCATATCCATTCCGGCGGACAATAAGGGAGGCGAAGGATGCATACCCTGCTGA
- a CDS encoding response regulator gives MHTLLIADDERLEREALKYIIRRGTADIDNIVEAVNGREAIEAAEKNSPDIAFLDIKMPGINGVETARRLKELLPACKIVFLTAFDTFDYAREALRLGAEDFLVKPVEDERVLELLDKLVRQVQIEHKEQQIIDRTRETLQGMIRSRETELSRQLTTGFLDTNKLNDYMTLAGIKSPRLELALLAVDLESYPMRVDREQHAQVLLTRCEQLCRREMEKQGLRCISGRLQSGILMLLINGEGIDSPLSRDSAEYKDFVEGMERTVREQVSLRAKLTIENKIPDFPELERRLSRLVLPEGAGTGPSVFSLKESLLHWIESGDDDVNQVVGQVFRWLDSQAAAAAALSSLDEVLAVVRHDLFCRIPGLELPPNFRTGFHEIPEEGVEAALREILRCLRDAAGRRKVAAGHPAVTVAADVMKQRFREELSVDMVADRTGHSVSHLSRLFRQELGMSILDFLTRLRMDEAKKLLREGEMQISCIAEEVGFQDPNYFSRVFRRDTGLSPREYRLSAKSG, from the coding sequence ATGCATACCCTGCTGATAGCTGATGACGAAAGGTTGGAACGGGAAGCCCTGAAATATATTATTCGCCGCGGCACCGCGGATATCGACAATATTGTGGAAGCTGTCAACGGCAGGGAAGCAATTGAGGCAGCAGAGAAGAACAGTCCGGATATCGCTTTCCTGGACATCAAGATGCCGGGAATTAATGGGGTGGAGACTGCCCGGCGTCTGAAGGAGCTGCTTCCGGCGTGCAAGATTGTCTTTTTAACGGCTTTCGATACCTTCGATTATGCCCGTGAGGCCCTGCGCCTGGGAGCGGAGGATTTCCTGGTTAAGCCTGTGGAGGATGAGCGGGTCCTGGAACTGCTGGATAAACTGGTCCGGCAGGTACAGATCGAACACAAAGAACAGCAGATTATTGACCGGACCCGGGAGACTCTGCAGGGGATGATCAGGTCCAGGGAAACCGAGCTGTCCCGGCAGCTGACAACCGGTTTTCTGGATACTAATAAATTGAATGACTATATGACTCTCGCGGGGATCAAGTCTCCCCGTCTGGAGCTTGCGCTTCTTGCGGTTGACCTGGAGAGTTATCCCATGCGGGTTGACCGGGAACAACACGCTCAGGTTTTGCTGACCCGCTGCGAGCAGCTCTGCCGCAGAGAAATGGAAAAACAGGGCCTGCGATGTATTAGCGGCAGACTGCAAAGCGGAATCCTCATGCTTTTGATAAACGGGGAAGGAATAGACTCCCCCCTGTCCCGGGATTCCGCTGAATACAAAGATTTTGTAGAGGGTATGGAAAGGACTGTCCGGGAACAGGTCTCTCTGCGGGCAAAGTTGACAATTGAGAATAAAATCCCTGATTTCCCCGAGTTGGAACGCAGGCTCTCCCGGCTTGTTCTTCCTGAAGGGGCGGGAACCGGCCCCTCTGTCTTTTCTCTGAAGGAGAGCCTTCTGCACTGGATAGAATCCGGGGATGATGATGTAAACCAGGTGGTGGGACAGGTTTTCCGCTGGCTTGATTCCCAGGCGGCTGCGGCCGCTGCCCTGAGCAGTCTTGACGAGGTCCTGGCGGTAGTACGACACGATCTTTTTTGCAGGATTCCAGGTCTGGAATTGCCGCCGAATTTCCGGACCGGATTTCATGAGATACCTGAAGAAGGAGTGGAAGCTGCGTTGCGGGAAATACTGCGCTGCTTGCGGGATGCAGCGGGGCGGCGGAAGGTTGCTGCAGGTCACCCGGCGGTAACAGTCGCGGCAGATGTTATGAAACAGCGCTTTCGGGAGGAGCTTTCTGTGGATATGGTCGCGGACCGGACGGGACATTCTGTGTCTCATCTTTCACGACTTTTTCGGCAGGAACTGGGTATGAGTATCCTGGATTTTCTAACCCGCCTCAGAATGGATGAGGCAAAAAAACTGCTGCGGGAAGGAGAAATGCAGATAAGCTGCATTGCCGAGGAGGTGGGGTTTCAGGATCCTAATTATTTTTCCCGGGTTTTTCGTCGTGATACAGGCTTGAGTCCCAGGGAATACCGCTTGTCGGCCAAAAGTGGATGA